A single window of Caldicellulosiruptor bescii DSM 6725 DNA harbors:
- a CDS encoding ROK family protein, translated as MYYIGIDLGGTNIAAGIVDEEGKIIKKGSVPTGAHRHYTEIMKDMAELSLNLVKECGLTLDDIHSVGIGSPGAPDNEKGMILYSNNIAFLNVPMREEIQKYIPKPVNIENDANCAAYGEYIAGGAKGTRISVTITLGTGIGGGIIIDGKIYTGSHHAGAELGHMVICVDGEQCTCGRKGCWEAYASATALIRMTREAAARNINGTIMKLVNGDISKIDAKTAFDAKRMGDSTGTAIVDRYVKYLAEGLANICNIFEPEVICIGGGVSKEGEYLLEPVRRLVYEKFYCKQVPMPKIIPAVLGNDAGIIGAALLAKQL; from the coding sequence GTGTATTACATAGGAATTGACTTGGGAGGAACAAACATTGCAGCAGGAATTGTGGATGAAGAAGGGAAGATTATAAAAAAAGGTTCTGTGCCAACAGGAGCGCACAGACATTATACAGAGATTATGAAGGATATGGCAGAGCTTTCTTTAAATCTTGTAAAGGAATGTGGACTTACACTTGATGATATTCATTCTGTTGGAATTGGAAGTCCAGGTGCACCTGACAATGAAAAGGGCATGATTCTTTACAGCAACAATATTGCGTTTTTGAATGTCCCTATGAGAGAAGAGATACAAAAATACATTCCAAAGCCTGTTAACATAGAAAACGATGCAAACTGTGCAGCATATGGCGAGTATATAGCAGGCGGTGCAAAAGGCACAAGGATTTCGGTAACAATAACTCTTGGCACGGGAATTGGTGGTGGAATTATAATTGATGGTAAGATTTACACAGGTTCGCACCATGCAGGTGCTGAGCTTGGGCATATGGTGATTTGTGTTGACGGTGAGCAGTGCACATGTGGCCGAAAAGGGTGCTGGGAAGCGTATGCGTCTGCAACAGCTCTTATTCGTATGACAAGAGAGGCTGCAGCAAGAAATATCAATGGTACTATCATGAAACTTGTAAATGGCGATATTTCAAAGATTGATGCAAAAACAGCTTTTGACGCAAAGCGAATGGGAGACAGCACTGGTACAGCAATTGTTGACAGGTATGTAAAATACCTTGCTGAAGGCCTTGCAAACATCTGCAATATATTTGAACCCGAAGTTATATGTATTGGCGGTGGAGTTAGCAAAGAAGGAGAGTATCTTTTAGAGCCTGTGAGAAGGCTTGTATATGAAAAATTCTACTGCAAACAGGTTCCAATGCCCAAAATCATTCCTGCCGTTTTGGGCAATGATGCTGGTATAATTGGGGCTGCGCTTTTAGCAAAGCAGCTGTGA
- a CDS encoding DUF4176 domain-containing protein, translated as MKIEKWLPLGSVVILKNGSKPLMIFGRKQINVKTQKEFDYVGCLWPEGNIASDFNFFFNNEDIEKILFRGFENEVEIEFRKMLK; from the coding sequence ATGAAAATAGAAAAGTGGCTACCATTAGGAAGTGTTGTTATTCTTAAAAATGGTAGTAAACCTTTAATGATTTTTGGTAGAAAACAAATTAATGTAAAAACCCAAAAGGAATTTGATTATGTAGGATGCCTATGGCCTGAAGGCAATATAGCATCCGACTTTAATTTCTTTTTTAATAATGAAGATATTGAAAAAATTTTATTTAGAGGTTTTGAAAATGAAGTTGAAATTGAATTTAGAAAAATGCTAAAATAA
- a CDS encoding ribonucleoside triphosphate reductase codes for MITKVMKRDGTIVDFDRKKIENAIFKAAKAVGGSDYSIAEKLTDQVIEILEQKFGYSIPHVEDIQDIVEKVLIENGHAKTAKAYILYRKQHQDMREFKNLFLDIENTVDQYIGKMDWRVNENSNMSYSLQGLNNHISTAVISKYWLNKIYPKEVAEAHINGDFHLHDLGVLGVYCCGWDLRDLLLNGFTGVEGKVASKPAKHFRSALGQIVNFFYTLQGEAAGAQAFSNFDTYLAPFIYYDKLTYSDVKQALQEFVFNTNVPTRVGFQSPFTNITLDLVPPSTLKDEPVIIGGQIMDRTYKEFQREMDMFNMAFAEVMMEGDAKGRIFSFPIPTYNITKDFDWDSPVVNKIMEMTAKYGLPYFSNFINSDMKPEDARSMCCRLRLDNRELRKRGGGLFGANPLTGSIGVVTINLPRIGYLSKSEDEYFERLARLMDIAKTSLEIKREVLEDLTKKGLYPYSRFYLRDIYARFGEYWKNHFNTIGIVGMHESLLNFMGVGIDTKEGREFAIKVLDFMRERIIKYQEETGILYNLEATPAEGTSYRLARKDKQMFPDIITSGKDEPFYTNSTQLPVDYTDDIFTALDHQEELQIRYTGGTVLHGFVGEKIDDIEVCKEIVKKIAYNYRIPYYTITPTFSVCPDHGYVAGEHFSCPTCGKECEVYSRVVGYYRPVQCWNKGKQEEFKFRKEYKIAVRR; via the coding sequence ATGATTACAAAGGTAATGAAAAGGGATGGGACTATAGTTGACTTTGACAGAAAGAAAATCGAAAATGCTATATTTAAAGCTGCAAAGGCTGTTGGTGGTTCTGACTACTCAATTGCTGAAAAGCTTACAGACCAAGTTATTGAAATCTTAGAGCAAAAATTCGGCTATTCAATTCCGCATGTAGAGGATATTCAGGATATAGTGGAAAAGGTTTTGATAGAAAACGGTCATGCAAAGACAGCAAAGGCTTATATTCTCTACAGAAAACAGCATCAGGATATGAGAGAGTTCAAAAACCTGTTTTTGGACATTGAAAACACAGTTGACCAGTACATTGGCAAGATGGACTGGAGAGTAAATGAAAACAGCAACATGAGCTATTCTCTCCAGGGGCTGAACAACCACATATCAACAGCAGTTATTTCAAAGTACTGGCTAAACAAGATATATCCAAAAGAGGTTGCAGAGGCGCATATAAACGGTGATTTTCATCTTCATGATTTGGGTGTGCTTGGAGTATACTGCTGTGGCTGGGATTTGAGAGACCTTCTTTTGAATGGCTTTACAGGAGTTGAAGGAAAAGTTGCATCAAAGCCTGCAAAACACTTTAGAAGTGCTCTTGGTCAGATTGTAAACTTCTTCTATACACTTCAAGGTGAGGCAGCAGGTGCACAGGCTTTTTCTAACTTTGACACATACCTTGCACCTTTTATATACTACGACAAGCTCACATACTCTGATGTAAAACAGGCTCTGCAAGAGTTTGTGTTCAATACAAACGTGCCAACAAGGGTAGGTTTCCAGAGTCCATTTACAAATATAACCTTGGATTTGGTACCTCCTTCCACTTTAAAGGATGAGCCTGTTATCATTGGCGGGCAGATTATGGACAGGACCTATAAAGAATTTCAGCGCGAGATGGATATGTTCAACATGGCATTTGCTGAGGTTATGATGGAAGGGGACGCAAAAGGGAGAATTTTCTCATTCCCGATTCCAACATACAACATCACAAAGGACTTTGACTGGGACAGCCCAGTCGTAAACAAGATAATGGAGATGACAGCAAAGTATGGTCTTCCTTACTTCAGCAATTTTATAAATTCGGATATGAAACCCGAAGATGCCAGAAGCATGTGTTGCAGATTAAGATTGGATAACCGTGAACTCAGAAAACGTGGTGGAGGTCTTTTTGGTGCAAATCCATTGACTGGTTCTATTGGGGTTGTCACAATTAACCTGCCAAGAATAGGGTATCTTTCAAAATCTGAAGATGAATACTTTGAAAGACTTGCAAGGCTTATGGACATTGCAAAGACAAGCCTTGAGATAAAAAGAGAGGTATTAGAAGATCTTACCAAGAAAGGTTTGTATCCATATTCAAGATTTTATCTGCGCGACATCTATGCACGATTTGGTGAGTACTGGAAGAATCACTTCAACACAATAGGAATTGTTGGAATGCACGAAAGCCTGCTTAACTTCATGGGCGTTGGTATTGATACAAAAGAGGGAAGAGAGTTTGCTATAAAAGTGCTTGACTTTATGAGAGAAAGAATTATAAAGTACCAGGAAGAGACAGGAATTCTTTACAACCTTGAGGCAACACCTGCAGAAGGAACCTCTTACAGGCTTGCAAGAAAAGACAAGCAGATGTTCCCGGACATAATTACATCAGGCAAAGACGAGCCATTTTACACAAACTCAACCCAGCTTCCTGTTGATTACACAGATGATATATTTACAGCTTTGGACCATCAAGAAGAGCTTCAGATTCGCTACACAGGTGGAACTGTTTTACACGGCTTTGTTGGTGAGAAGATTGACGATATTGAGGTTTGCAAAGAGATAGTCAAAAAGATTGCATACAACTATAGAATTCCATACTACACAATAACACCGACATTCTCTGTATGCCCAGACCATGGCTATGTTGCAGGTGAGCACTTTAGCTGTCCAACCTGTGGGAAAGAATGTGAGGTTTACTCAAGAGTTGTGGGCTACTACAGACCTGTTCAGTGCTGGAACAAAGGCAAGCAGGAAGAGTTTAAGTTTAGAAAAGAGTATAAGATTGCTGTGAGAAGGTAA